DNA from Thiovulum sp. ES:
GTAGTTGTCCAAATTATGATTTTTGCATTGATTTCAGGAACTTCAAAAGCAACAAAAATTGAATCAGACTCTTTCTCTTCATATTCAACTTCAGCTTCAGCAAGTGCTGTTCTTTCAGCCCACGACCAAAAAACTGGTTTGCTTCGCTCAACAAGTAAATTCTCTTTTGCAACTCCAATCAGTGTCCGATAAATATTTGCCTCGAATTTGTAATCCATTGTCAAATACGGATTTTCCCAATCTGCAACAATTCCCAAAGATTTAAATTCGTCTCTCTGAATATCTACAAACTTTTTTGCATGACTTCGGCAAAGTCCCCGAATTTCCTCTGTTGTTTTCTGCTCTTTTTTAGCTTTTCCACCAAGTTTTTTTTCAACTTGCTGTTCAATTGGCAAACCATGACAATCCCAACCGGGAGTGAAACGGATTTTTTTCCCATCAAAATAGTTGTATTTGACGATGATGTCTTTCAAAATTTTGTTTAGTGCATGTCCGATATGAGTGTGTCCATTTGCATACGGAGGTCCATCATGAAGTGTGAAACTCTCTTCGGCAAACTCTCGATTTTTTTTCATTTTTGCATAAACATCTTTTTCAAACCACTCTCTATATTTTTGTGGCTCTTTTTGTGGCAAACCACCTCTCATTGGAAAGGCTGTTTTTGGTAAAAGTATTGTTTCTTTATAATCCATATTAAATTCTCAAATTTTTATGTAAGTATAACTTTCTTGGGAATTTTCTCTTTTGGTAAAATCAAAAAAAATGAAACGGGAATGATTTTAAGATTTTTTCTTTTAACTGTTGTGGTATTTTCTCCGCTTTTTTCACTTGACCATGCGATGAGGTTGAAAATGGAGGCTGAGTCAAAAGTGGCACTCGTTGTTGGAAATAGCGAATATTCCAAAAGCAACTATTTCGACAAATTACCAAATCCGACAAATGATGTTCGGGAAATTTCGAGGAAACTCAAAAGTTTAGGTTTTGCAGTTATCGAGGGACACAATCTTTCGGAAAGTGAATTAAATCGAAAATTGAAAATGCTCTACTACAAATTGTCAAAAAGTGAAAAAGGGGTAGGGCTTTTCTATTTTGCAGGACACGGGGTTGAATTTGGTGGAGAAAACTATCTAATTCCGAGTGATATTTCACTGGATAAAAGAGATGGATTACCAATTTTTTCGACTCAACTCTCACCGATTTTGTCAAAAATGAATGCAACGGGAAAACGGTTGAACATTGCAATTATTGATGCATGTCGGGAAAATCCGTTTGTGGAACAGCCATCGAGGGGAGCAAAAATCGGAGGTTTGGTGAATGTTCAGGCGAGTGGGACTTTTGTGGCATATTCTGCGGAGAGTGGAAAAGTTGCAAATGACGGAACGGGACAACTCTCACCGTTTGCAAAAGCACTTTCAGAAAATATCGAAACTCCACAATCTATCGAGTCGCTATTTAAAAAAGTTCGGGTTTCAGTGAAACGGGAGACGGACGAAGAGCAAATCCCAACAACTTACAGTTCAATTGATGGAGAGTTCTATTTTAAATTGCCGAGTGAAGATGATCTGAAACAAGTTCAGATACAACAAGTTCAAAGACAAAATGACAAACCAGTTTCAAAGAAAAATCGGATTTATGTTTCAACAACTCCGAGTGATGCAAAAGTGAGAATTTTGAATATTCGACCAAAATATTACAATGGAATTGATTTGAAAACAGATAAAGCACTTCTCGAAGTTTCAAAATCTGGTTATAAAAAATATCTGAAATGGCATCGAAATTTGGGTGATGAGGTCGTTCTTTCTGTTGAACTTGAGAGAAAAGCTCTGAAACAAGTTCAGAGGGAAACCCCGAAAAACGAAAATACTGAACTTGATTCAGTATGGATTGACAACGAACAAAATTTGATGTGGCAAAAATACAAAGGAAAAGAAAGAATTAATTGGAACAAAGCAACAAACTATTGCAAGAATTTGAAACTTTCTGGTTTTTCAGATTGGAGATTGCCAACTCGAACAGAGGCAAAAAATCTTTTGACTGAATATTATGTAGAGTTTGATAATTATGAAAATTGGAAAAAATGGTTTGATAAAAACAAACACAAAAGAAACAATAATAAGTTTTTAAATAACAAAATTTCACAATTTTTACCAATTTTTATATGGACATCAACAATAAATAAAACTTATAGTTCCCCTTCTTGGATTGTCGATTTCTACGATGGACGCGACTATTGGCGCAGTCAGACGAGCGATAACTTTGCTGTTTGTGTCCGTGACTTATAGCCCCGTATCAAGTACGGGGTTCTGTTATTGTTAAATTTTGTGATTTGATGTTTTTTACCGTCCCGTTTTGGGACGGGCTTTCCACTGAAATAAATTCAGCATAAACTTTCTGTATCCCTGAACTTGTTTCAGGGTCATTTCAGGACTTCTCAATTTGACAAAGTGATAAAATTTTAAAAAGTCAAAAGGGGATTTTTGGAACAAGAAAGCCTAATTAAAAAAACT
Protein-coding regions in this window:
- a CDS encoding hypothetical protein (PFAM: Caspase domain; Protein of unknown function (DUF1566)) is translated as MGIFSFGKIKKNETGMILRFFLLTVVVFSPLFSLDHAMRLKMEAESKVALVVGNSEYSKSNYFDKLPNPTNDVREISRKLKSLGFAVIEGHNLSESELNRKLKMLYYKLSKSEKGVGLFYFAGHGVEFGGENYLIPSDISLDKRDGLPIFSTQLSPILSKMNATGKRLNIAIIDACRENPFVEQPSRGAKIGGLVNVQASGTFVAYSAESGKVANDGTGQLSPFAKALSENIETPQSIESLFKKVRVSVKRETDEEQIPTTYSSIDGEFYFKLPSEDDLKQVQIQQVQRQNDKPVSKKNRIYVSTTPSDAKVRILNIRPKYYNGIDLKTDKALLEVSKSGYKKYLKWHRNLGDEVVLSVELERKALKQVQRETPKNENTELDSVWIDNEQNLMWQKYKGKERINWNKATNYCKNLKLSGFSDWRLPTRTEAKNLLTEYYVEFDNYENWKKWFDKNKHKRNNNKFLNNKISQFLPIFIWTSTINKTYSSPSWIVDFYDGRDYWRSQTSDNFAVCVRDL